Proteins encoded within one genomic window of Equus caballus isolate H_3958 breed thoroughbred chromosome 20, TB-T2T, whole genome shotgun sequence:
- the COL11A2 gene encoding collagen alpha-2(XI) chain isoform X14 → MERCSRCHRLLLLVPLVLGLSAAPAWAGTPPVDVLRALRFPSLPDGVRRARGICPADVAYRVSRPAQLSAPTRQLFPGGFPKDFSLLTVVRTRPGLQAPLLTLYSAQGVQQLGLELGRPVRFLYEDQTGRPQPPAQPVFRGVSLADGKWHRVAVAVKGQSVTLIVDCKKRVTRPLPRSAHPVLDTHGVIIFGARILDEEVFEGDVQELVIVPGVQAAYESCEQKELECEGGWKERPQKQQSHRTQRSPKQQPPRLHRPQNQEPQQQTARGPRGLKGEKGEPAVLEPGMLVEGPPGPEGPAGLTGPRGIQGNPGPVGDPGERGPPGRAGLPGSDGAPGPPGTSLMLPFRFGSGGGDKGPVVAAQEAQAQAILQQARLALRGPPGPMGYTGRPGPLGQPGSPGLKGESGDLGPQGPRGPQGLTGPPGKAGRRGRAGADGARGMPGEPGVKGDRGFDGLPGLPGEKGHRGDTGAQGLPGPPGEDGERGDDGEIGPRGLPGESGPRGLLGPKGPPGIPGPPGVRGMDGPHGPKGSLGPQGEPGPPGQQGTPGTQGLPGPQGAIGPHGEKGPQGKPGLPGMPGSDGPPGHPGKEGPPGTKGNQGPSGPQGPLGYPGPRGVKGVDGIRGLKGHKGEKGEDGFPGFKGDMGVKGDRGEVGVPGSRGEDGPEGPKGRTGPTGDPGPPGLMGEKGKLGVPGLPGYPGRQGPKGSLGFPGFPGASGEKGARGLSGKSGPRGERGPTGPRGQRGPRGATGKSGAKGTSGGDGPHGPPGERGLPGPQGPNGFPGPKGPPGPSGKDGLPGHPGQRGEVGFQGKTGPPGPPGVVGPQGAAGETGPMGERGHPGPPGPPGEQGLTGTAGKEGTKGDPGPPGAPGKDGPAGLRGFPGERGLPGTAGGPGLKGNEGPAGPPGPAGSPGERGAAGFGGPIGPPGRPGPQGPPGAAGEKGVPGEKGPIGPTGRDGVQGPVGLPGPAGPPGVAGEDGDKGEVGDPGQKGSKGNKGEHGPPGPPGPLGPVGQPGAAGADGEPGARGPQGHFGAKGDEGTRGFNGPPGPIGLQGLPGPSGEKGETGDVGPMGPPGPPGPRGPAGPNGADGPQGPPGGVGNLGPPGEKGEPGESGSPGVQGEPGVKGPRGERGEKGESGQPGEAGPPGPKGPTGDDGPKGNPGPVGFPGDPGPPGEAGPRGQDGAKGDRGEDGEPGQPGSPGPTGENGPPGPLGKRGPAGTPGPEGRQGEKGAKGDPGAVGAPGKTGPVGPAGPAGKPGPDGLRGLPGSVGQQGRPGATGQAGPPGPVGPPGLPGLRGDAGAKGEKGHPGLIGLIGPPGEQGEKGDRGLPGPQGSTGQKGETGIPGASGPIGPGGPPGLPGPAGPKGAKGATGPAGPKGEKGVQGPPGHPGPPGEVIQPLPIQMPKKTRRSVDGSRLMQEDEAMLTEGAPGSPGGLEEIFGSLDSLREEIEQMRRPTGTQDSPARTCQDLKLCHPELPDGEYWVDPNQGCARDAFRVFCNFTAGGETCVTPRDDVTQFSYVDSEGSPVGVVQLTFLRLLSVSAHQNVSYPCSGVAHDGPLRLRGANEDELSPETSPYVKEFRDGCQTQQGRTVLEVRTPVLEQLPVLDASFSDLGAPRRRGGVLLGPVCFMG, encoded by the exons ATGGAGCGGTGCAGCCGCTGCCATCGCCTCCTCTTGCTCGTACCGCTGGTGCTGGGGCTGAGCGCGGCCCCCGCCTGGGCAG GTACACCCCCTGTGGATGTACTCCGGGCCCTGAGgttcccctccctccctgatgGTGTCCGGAGGGCAAGAGGCATCTGTCCAGCTGATGTGGCCTACCGAGTGTCCCGACCTGCCCAGCTCAGCGCACCCACCCGCCAGCTCTTCCCAG GAGGTTTTCCCAAAGATTTCTCTCTGCTGACTGTTGTCCGGACCCGCCCTGGCCTCCAGGCTCCCCTCCTGACTCTCTACAGTGCTCAGGGTGTCCAACAGCTGGGCCTGGAGCTTGGCCGACCTGTCCGCTTCCTGTATGAGGACCAGACCGGACGGCCTCAACCCCCGGCTCAGCCGGTCTTCCGGGGCGTCAGCCTAGCAGATGGCAA GTGGCACCGTGTGGCTGTGGCTGTGAAAGGCCAGTCTGTCACCCTCATAGTTGACTGCAAGAAGCGTGTTACCCGGCCTCTCCCCCGAAGTGCTCATCCAGTGTTGGACACCCATGGAGTGATAATCTTTGGTGCCCGTATTCTGGATGAAGAAGTCTTTGAG GGTGATGTCCAGGAGCTTGTCATTGTTCCGGGGGTACAAGCTGCCTATGAATCCTGTGAACAGAAGGAGCTGGAGTGTGAGGGGGGTTGGAAGGAGAGGCCTCAGAAACAGCAGTCTCACAGAACCCAGAGGTCTCCAAAGCAGCAACCGCCAAGACTTCATAGGCCACAAAACCAGGAACCCCAGCAACAG ACTGCTCGTGGACCCCGGGGACTGAAGGGAGAAAAGGGGGAGCCTGCAGTGCTGGAACCT GGTATGCTAGTTGAGGGGCCCCCTGGCCCAGAAGGCCCTGCG GGATTGACTGGTCCCCGTGGCATCCAGGGCAACCCAGGCCCAGTTGGAGACCCTGGCGAGCGG GGCCCTCCCGGCCGAGCAGGGCTCCCTGGATCGGATGGGGCCCCTGGCCCTCCTGGCACATCCCTCATGCTCCCG TTCCGGTTTGGCAGTGGCGGGGGTGACAAGGGCCCTGTGGTGGCGGCCCAGGAGGCTCAGGCCCAGGCGATTCTGCAGCAGGCACGG CTGGCGCTCCGTGGACCCCCTGGCCCCATGGGATACACAGGCCGCCCAGGGCCCTTG GGACAACCTGGGAGCCCTGGTCTGAAAGGAGAATCTGGAGACCTAGGACCTCAG GGCCCCAGAGGACCTCAGGGCCTCACAGGGCCTCCCGGCAAGGCTGGGCGAAGG GGCCGAGCGGGTGCCGATGGAGCCCGAGGGATGCCTGGAGAACCTGGAGTGAAG GGTGACCGAGGTTTTGATGGACTCCCAGGGCTCCCTGGGGAGAAGGGACACAGG GGTGATACTGGTGCCCAGGGTCTTCCTGGGCCCCCTGGTGAGGATGGAGAGCGG ggagacGATGGGGAGATTGGGCCTCGGGGGCTGCCTGGCGAGTCG GGACCTCGAGGTCTTCTTGGCCCCAAAGGCCCACCTGGTATTCCTGGACCCCCG GGAGTCCGAGGCATGGATGGCCCCCACGGTCCCAAAGGGAGCTTG GGACCCCAGGGAGAGCCAGGACCTCCTGGACAACAGGGCACTCCTGGGACCCAG GGTCTGCCTGGGCCCCAGGGTGCCATTGGCCCTCATGGAGAGAAG GGTCCTCAAGGGAAACCAGGGCTCCCTGGCATGCCTGGCTCAGATGGTCCCCCG GGTCACCCCGGGAAGGAAGGTCCCCCTGGAACCAAAGGAAACCAG ggTCCATCTGGACCTCAGGGTCCTCTAGGATACCCGGGACCTCGAGGTGTCAAG GGTGTGGATGGAATTCGGGGTCTGAAGGGTCATAAGGGTGAAAAG GGTGAGGACGGCTTTCCTGGGTTCAAAGGTGACATGGGCGTGAAAGGCGACAGG GGCGAGGTTGGAGTCCCTGGTTCCAGGGGAGAGGATGGTCCCGAGGGGCCGAAGGGACGCACTGGACCCACTGGAGACCCTGGGCCCCCCGGGCTCATGGGCGAGAAG GGCAAGCTGGGCGTTCCTGGTCTGCCTGGCTACCCCGGACGCCAGGGTCCCAAG GGGTCCCTGGGATTTCCTGGTTTTCCTGGAGCCAGCGGAGAGAAGGGAGCCCGG ggCCTGTCGGGGAAATCAGGGCCTCGGGGAGAGCGGGGCCCCACG GGTCCACGGGGTCAGCGGGGACCCCGAGGCGCCACTGGGAAGTCTGGAGCTAAG GGAACATCAGGTGGTGATGGCCCCCATGGGCCCCCTGGAGAGAGG ggtctccctgggcctcagggtccCAATGGATTTCCTGGCCCCAAAGGACCTCCG GGTCCCTCTGGGAAGGATGGGCTGCCAGGACACCCAGGCCAGAGAGGAGAAGTG ggTTTCCAAGGGAAGACTGGTCCCCCTGGCCCCCCAGGGGTGGTGGGGCCTCAG ggagcagcaggagaAACCGGGCCCATGGGGGAGAGAGGTCACCCAGGCCCCCCAGGGCCCCCTGGAGAGCAGGGACTGACTGGAACAGctggaaaagaaggaacaaag ggTGATCCCGGTCCCCCTGGGGCCCCAGGGAAGGATGGTCCCGCAGGTCTGAGGGGCTTCCCAGGAGAGAGAGGCCTCCCAGGCACTGCT GGTGGACCTGGTTTGAAGGGAAATGAAGGTCCGGCTGGTCCTCCTGGCCCTGCA GGCTCCCCTGGGGAGCGAGGTGCAGCTGGATTTGGGGGACCCATTGGACCCCCAGGGCGCCCAGGACCGCAGGGTCCTCCTGGAGCAGCAGGAGAGAAAGGTGTCCCG GGTGAGAAGGGCCCCATTGGTCCCACTGGCCGTGATGGGGTGCAGGGTCCTGTGGGGCTTCCTGGTCCTGCTGGGCCCCCAGGTGtggcaggagaagatggagacAAG GGTGAAGTGGGAGACCCTGGACAGAAGGGCAGTAAAGGGAACAAGGGTGAACAC GGCCCTCCTGGACCCCCTGGACCCCTTGGTCCTGTGGGGCAGCCTGGAGCAGCG GGAGCTGATGGGGAACCTGGAGCTCGGGGACCCCAGGGACACTTTGGAGCCAAAGGCGATGAAGGAACCAGAGGATTCAATGGGCCCCCAGGCCCCATTGGCCTACAG GGTTTGCCAGGTCCTtcgggggagaagggagaaacagGAGATGTGGGCCCTATG GGACCACCTGGCCCCCCAGGACCTCGAGGCCCAGCTGGACCCAATGGAGCTGAT GGTCCACAAGGTCCCCCAGGAGGTGTTGGGAACCTGGGTCCCCCTGGAGAGAAG GGAGAGCCAGGAGAGTCAGGATCTCCAGGGGTCCAGGGCGAGCCAGGTGTCAAG GGTCCACGTGGGGAGcgtggggagaaaggagagtccgGGCAGCCAGGAGAGGCCGGACCACCAGGGCCTAAAGGCCCCACGGGCGATGACGGCCCCAAAGGGAACCCT GGTCCTGTTGGTTTTCCTGGTGACCCTGGCCCTCCTGGAGAAGCTGGCCCTCGG GGCCAGGATGGTGCAAAGGGTGACCGCGGAGAGGACGGCGAGCCAGGACAGCCT GGATCCCCTGGTCCCACTGGGGAGAATGGACCCCCTGGACCACTTGGAAAGCGG GGTCCTGCTGGCACACCTGGTCCTGAGGGGCGacaaggagagaagggagccaaG GGGGATCCTGGTGCTGTGGGCGCCCcagggaagactggccctgtgggTCCCGCAGGCCCAGCAGGAAAACCTGGTCCTGATGGTCTGAGGGGGCTGCCGGGTTCAGTG GGCCAGCAAGGCCGTCCTGGAGCCACAGGCCAGGCTGGGCCTCCAGGTCCTGTG GGACCCCCAGGGCTTCCTGGCCTCCGGGGTGATGCCGGAGCCAAAGGAGAGAAG GGTCACCCAGGTCTCATTGGACTGATCGGGCCCCCTGGGGAGCAAGGAGAGAAGGGTGATCGGGGACTTCCTGGCCCTCAGGGCTCCACTGGACAGAAGGGAGAGACG GGTATCCCAGGAGCATCTGGCCCCATCGGTCCTGGAGGTCCCCCTGGCCTCCCT GGACCTGCTGGCCCCAAAGGAGCTAAAGGAGCCACA GGCCCAGCTGGACCcaagggagagaagggagtgCAGGGCCCTCCAGGACACCCG GGCCCCCCAGGCGAGGTGATCCAGCCCCTGCCCATCCAGATGCCCAAGAAGACCCGGCGCTCAGTGGATGGCAGCCGCCTGATGCAGGAAGATGAGGCCATGCTGACGGAGGGGGCCCCAGGCAGTCCTGGGGGCTTGGAGGAGATCTTTGGCTCCCTGGACTCCTTGCGGGAGGAGATTGAGCAGATGAGGCGGCCGACAGGGACCCAGGACAGCCCCGCCCGCACCTGCCAGGACCTGAAGCTCTGCCACCCGGAGCTGCCCGATG GAGAATACTGGGTCGACCCCAACCAGGGCTGTGCTCGGGATGCCTTCCGGGTTTTCTGCAACTTTACAGCAGGAGGGGAAACCTGTGTGACGCCCAGGGATGATGTCACACAG TTCTCTTACGTGGACTCAGAGGGCTCCCCGGTAGGCGTGGTCCAGCTCACCTTCCTGCGGCTGCTCAGCGTCTCAGCCCACCAAAATGTCTCCTATCCATGCTCTGGGGTGGCCCACGATGGCCCCCTGAGGCTCCGGGGTGCCAATGAGGACGAGCTGAGCCCAGAGACCAGCCCCTATGTCAAGGAATTCAGAGACGGCTGTCAG ACACAGCAAGGCCGGACGGTGCTGGAGGTGCGAACCCCTGTGCTGGAGCAGCTGCCGGTGCTGGACGCCTCCTTCTCAGACCTGGGGGCCCCCCGGAGGCGGGGAGGGGTGCTGCTGGGGCCTGTCTGCTTCATGGGCTAG
- the COL11A2 gene encoding collagen alpha-2(XI) chain isoform X5, giving the protein MERCSRCHRLLLLVPLVLGLSAAPAWAGTPPVDVLRALRFPSLPDGVRRARGICPADVAYRVSRPAQLSAPTRQLFPGGFPKDFSLLTVVRTRPGLQAPLLTLYSAQGVQQLGLELGRPVRFLYEDQTGRPQPPAQPVFRGVSLADGKWHRVAVAVKGQSVTLIVDCKKRVTRPLPRSAHPVLDTHGVIIFGARILDEEVFEGDVQELVIVPGVQAAYESCEQKELECEGGWKERPQKQQSHRTQRSPKQQPPRLHRPQNQEPQQQSTESLYYDYEPPYYDVMTAGTTPDYQDPTLGEEEGILESSPLPPLEEEQTDLQVPSTADRFLTEEYGEGGTDPPAGPYDYTYGYGDDYREETELGPALSAETAHSGATARGPRGLKGEKGEPAVLEPGMLVEGPPGPEGPAGLTGPRGIQGNPGPVGDPGERGPPGRAGLPGSDGAPGPPGTSLMLPFRFGSGGGDKGPVVAAQEAQAQAILQQARLALRGPPGPMGYTGRPGPLGQPGSPGLKGESGDLGPQGPRGPQGLTGPPGKAGRRGRAGADGARGMPGEPGVKGDRGFDGLPGLPGEKGHRGDTGAQGLPGPPGEDGERGDDGEIGPRGLPGESGPRGLLGPKGPPGIPGPPGVRGMDGPHGPKGSLGPQGEPGPPGQQGTPGTQGLPGPQGAIGPHGEKGPQGKPGLPGMPGSDGPPGHPGKEGPPGTKGNQGPSGPQGPLGYPGPRGVKGVDGIRGLKGHKGEKGEDGFPGFKGDMGVKGDRGEVGVPGSRGEDGPEGPKGRTGPTGDPGPPGLMGEKGKLGVPGLPGYPGRQGPKGSLGFPGFPGASGEKGARGLSGKSGPRGERGPTGPRGQRGPRGATGKSGAKGTSGGDGPHGPPGERGLPGPQGPNGFPGPKGPPGPSGKDGLPGHPGQRGEVGFQGKTGPPGPPGVVGPQGAAGETGPMGERGHPGPPGPPGEQGLTGTAGKEGTKGDPGPPGAPGKDGPAGLRGFPGERGLPGTAGGPGLKGNEGPAGPPGPAGSPGERGAAGFGGPIGPPGRPGPQGPPGAAGEKGVPGEKGPIGPTGRDGVQGPVGLPGPAGPPGVAGEDGDKGEVGDPGQKGSKGNKGEHGPPGPPGPLGPVGQPGAAGADGEPGARGPQGHFGAKGDEGTRGFNGPPGPIGLQGLPGPSGEKGETGDVGPMGPPGPPGPRGPAGPNGADGPQGPPGGVGNLGPPGEKGEPGESGSPGVQGEPGVKGPRGERGEKGESGQPGEAGPPGPKGPTGDDGPKGNPGPVGFPGDPGPPGEAGPRGQDGAKGDRGEDGEPGQPGSPGPTGENGPPGPLGKRGPAGTPGPEGRQGEKGAKGDPGAVGAPGKTGPVGPAGPAGKPGPDGLRGLPGSVGQQGRPGATGQAGPPGPVGPPGLPGLRGDAGAKGEKGHPGLIGLIGPPGEQGEKGDRGLPGPQGSTGQKGETGIPGASGPIGPGGPPGLPGPAGPKGAKGATGPAGPKGEKGVQGPPGHPGPPGEVIQPLPIQMPKKTRRSVDGSRLMQEDEAMLTEGAPGSPGGLEEIFGSLDSLREEIEQMRRPTGTQDSPARTCQDLKLCHPELPDGEYWVDPNQGCARDAFRVFCNFTAGGETCVTPRDDVTQFSYVDSEGSPVGVVQLTFLRLLSVSAHQNVSYPCSGVAHDGPLRLRGANEDELSPETSPYVKEFRDGCQTQQGRTVLEVRTPVLEQLPVLDASFSDLGAPRRRGGVLLGPVCFMG; this is encoded by the exons ATGGAGCGGTGCAGCCGCTGCCATCGCCTCCTCTTGCTCGTACCGCTGGTGCTGGGGCTGAGCGCGGCCCCCGCCTGGGCAG GTACACCCCCTGTGGATGTACTCCGGGCCCTGAGgttcccctccctccctgatgGTGTCCGGAGGGCAAGAGGCATCTGTCCAGCTGATGTGGCCTACCGAGTGTCCCGACCTGCCCAGCTCAGCGCACCCACCCGCCAGCTCTTCCCAG GAGGTTTTCCCAAAGATTTCTCTCTGCTGACTGTTGTCCGGACCCGCCCTGGCCTCCAGGCTCCCCTCCTGACTCTCTACAGTGCTCAGGGTGTCCAACAGCTGGGCCTGGAGCTTGGCCGACCTGTCCGCTTCCTGTATGAGGACCAGACCGGACGGCCTCAACCCCCGGCTCAGCCGGTCTTCCGGGGCGTCAGCCTAGCAGATGGCAA GTGGCACCGTGTGGCTGTGGCTGTGAAAGGCCAGTCTGTCACCCTCATAGTTGACTGCAAGAAGCGTGTTACCCGGCCTCTCCCCCGAAGTGCTCATCCAGTGTTGGACACCCATGGAGTGATAATCTTTGGTGCCCGTATTCTGGATGAAGAAGTCTTTGAG GGTGATGTCCAGGAGCTTGTCATTGTTCCGGGGGTACAAGCTGCCTATGAATCCTGTGAACAGAAGGAGCTGGAGTGTGAGGGGGGTTGGAAGGAGAGGCCTCAGAAACAGCAGTCTCACAGAACCCAGAGGTCTCCAAAGCAGCAACCGCCAAGACTTCATAGGCCACAAAACCAGGAACCCCAGCAACAG TCCACTGAGTCTCTCTACTATGACTACGAGCCCCCCTATTACGATGTGATGACTGCGGGGACGACCCCTGATTATCAG GACCCCACCCTGGGTGAAGAGGAAGGAATCTTGGAGTCAAGCCCGTTGCCACCCCTTGAGGAG GAGCAGACAGATCTCCAGGTCCCCTCCACAGCCGACAGGTTCCTGACAGAGGAATATGGGGAGGGTGGCACAGACCCCCCAGCAGGGCCCTACGATTACACCTATGGCTATGGGGACGATTATCGTGAGGAGACGGAGCTTGGCCCTGCCCTCTCTGCGGAGACAGCCCACTCAGGAGCC ACTGCTCGTGGACCCCGGGGACTGAAGGGAGAAAAGGGGGAGCCTGCAGTGCTGGAACCT GGTATGCTAGTTGAGGGGCCCCCTGGCCCAGAAGGCCCTGCG GGATTGACTGGTCCCCGTGGCATCCAGGGCAACCCAGGCCCAGTTGGAGACCCTGGCGAGCGG GGCCCTCCCGGCCGAGCAGGGCTCCCTGGATCGGATGGGGCCCCTGGCCCTCCTGGCACATCCCTCATGCTCCCG TTCCGGTTTGGCAGTGGCGGGGGTGACAAGGGCCCTGTGGTGGCGGCCCAGGAGGCTCAGGCCCAGGCGATTCTGCAGCAGGCACGG CTGGCGCTCCGTGGACCCCCTGGCCCCATGGGATACACAGGCCGCCCAGGGCCCTTG GGACAACCTGGGAGCCCTGGTCTGAAAGGAGAATCTGGAGACCTAGGACCTCAG GGCCCCAGAGGACCTCAGGGCCTCACAGGGCCTCCCGGCAAGGCTGGGCGAAGG GGCCGAGCGGGTGCCGATGGAGCCCGAGGGATGCCTGGAGAACCTGGAGTGAAG GGTGACCGAGGTTTTGATGGACTCCCAGGGCTCCCTGGGGAGAAGGGACACAGG GGTGATACTGGTGCCCAGGGTCTTCCTGGGCCCCCTGGTGAGGATGGAGAGCGG ggagacGATGGGGAGATTGGGCCTCGGGGGCTGCCTGGCGAGTCG GGACCTCGAGGTCTTCTTGGCCCCAAAGGCCCACCTGGTATTCCTGGACCCCCG GGAGTCCGAGGCATGGATGGCCCCCACGGTCCCAAAGGGAGCTTG GGACCCCAGGGAGAGCCAGGACCTCCTGGACAACAGGGCACTCCTGGGACCCAG GGTCTGCCTGGGCCCCAGGGTGCCATTGGCCCTCATGGAGAGAAG GGTCCTCAAGGGAAACCAGGGCTCCCTGGCATGCCTGGCTCAGATGGTCCCCCG GGTCACCCCGGGAAGGAAGGTCCCCCTGGAACCAAAGGAAACCAG ggTCCATCTGGACCTCAGGGTCCTCTAGGATACCCGGGACCTCGAGGTGTCAAG GGTGTGGATGGAATTCGGGGTCTGAAGGGTCATAAGGGTGAAAAG GGTGAGGACGGCTTTCCTGGGTTCAAAGGTGACATGGGCGTGAAAGGCGACAGG GGCGAGGTTGGAGTCCCTGGTTCCAGGGGAGAGGATGGTCCCGAGGGGCCGAAGGGACGCACTGGACCCACTGGAGACCCTGGGCCCCCCGGGCTCATGGGCGAGAAG GGCAAGCTGGGCGTTCCTGGTCTGCCTGGCTACCCCGGACGCCAGGGTCCCAAG GGGTCCCTGGGATTTCCTGGTTTTCCTGGAGCCAGCGGAGAGAAGGGAGCCCGG ggCCTGTCGGGGAAATCAGGGCCTCGGGGAGAGCGGGGCCCCACG GGTCCACGGGGTCAGCGGGGACCCCGAGGCGCCACTGGGAAGTCTGGAGCTAAG GGAACATCAGGTGGTGATGGCCCCCATGGGCCCCCTGGAGAGAGG ggtctccctgggcctcagggtccCAATGGATTTCCTGGCCCCAAAGGACCTCCG GGTCCCTCTGGGAAGGATGGGCTGCCAGGACACCCAGGCCAGAGAGGAGAAGTG ggTTTCCAAGGGAAGACTGGTCCCCCTGGCCCCCCAGGGGTGGTGGGGCCTCAG ggagcagcaggagaAACCGGGCCCATGGGGGAGAGAGGTCACCCAGGCCCCCCAGGGCCCCCTGGAGAGCAGGGACTGACTGGAACAGctggaaaagaaggaacaaag ggTGATCCCGGTCCCCCTGGGGCCCCAGGGAAGGATGGTCCCGCAGGTCTGAGGGGCTTCCCAGGAGAGAGAGGCCTCCCAGGCACTGCT GGTGGACCTGGTTTGAAGGGAAATGAAGGTCCGGCTGGTCCTCCTGGCCCTGCA GGCTCCCCTGGGGAGCGAGGTGCAGCTGGATTTGGGGGACCCATTGGACCCCCAGGGCGCCCAGGACCGCAGGGTCCTCCTGGAGCAGCAGGAGAGAAAGGTGTCCCG GGTGAGAAGGGCCCCATTGGTCCCACTGGCCGTGATGGGGTGCAGGGTCCTGTGGGGCTTCCTGGTCCTGCTGGGCCCCCAGGTGtggcaggagaagatggagacAAG GGTGAAGTGGGAGACCCTGGACAGAAGGGCAGTAAAGGGAACAAGGGTGAACAC GGCCCTCCTGGACCCCCTGGACCCCTTGGTCCTGTGGGGCAGCCTGGAGCAGCG GGAGCTGATGGGGAACCTGGAGCTCGGGGACCCCAGGGACACTTTGGAGCCAAAGGCGATGAAGGAACCAGAGGATTCAATGGGCCCCCAGGCCCCATTGGCCTACAG GGTTTGCCAGGTCCTtcgggggagaagggagaaacagGAGATGTGGGCCCTATG GGACCACCTGGCCCCCCAGGACCTCGAGGCCCAGCTGGACCCAATGGAGCTGAT GGTCCACAAGGTCCCCCAGGAGGTGTTGGGAACCTGGGTCCCCCTGGAGAGAAG GGAGAGCCAGGAGAGTCAGGATCTCCAGGGGTCCAGGGCGAGCCAGGTGTCAAG GGTCCACGTGGGGAGcgtggggagaaaggagagtccgGGCAGCCAGGAGAGGCCGGACCACCAGGGCCTAAAGGCCCCACGGGCGATGACGGCCCCAAAGGGAACCCT GGTCCTGTTGGTTTTCCTGGTGACCCTGGCCCTCCTGGAGAAGCTGGCCCTCGG GGCCAGGATGGTGCAAAGGGTGACCGCGGAGAGGACGGCGAGCCAGGACAGCCT GGATCCCCTGGTCCCACTGGGGAGAATGGACCCCCTGGACCACTTGGAAAGCGG GGTCCTGCTGGCACACCTGGTCCTGAGGGGCGacaaggagagaagggagccaaG GGGGATCCTGGTGCTGTGGGCGCCCcagggaagactggccctgtgggTCCCGCAGGCCCAGCAGGAAAACCTGGTCCTGATGGTCTGAGGGGGCTGCCGGGTTCAGTG GGCCAGCAAGGCCGTCCTGGAGCCACAGGCCAGGCTGGGCCTCCAGGTCCTGTG GGACCCCCAGGGCTTCCTGGCCTCCGGGGTGATGCCGGAGCCAAAGGAGAGAAG GGTCACCCAGGTCTCATTGGACTGATCGGGCCCCCTGGGGAGCAAGGAGAGAAGGGTGATCGGGGACTTCCTGGCCCTCAGGGCTCCACTGGACAGAAGGGAGAGACG GGTATCCCAGGAGCATCTGGCCCCATCGGTCCTGGAGGTCCCCCTGGCCTCCCT GGACCTGCTGGCCCCAAAGGAGCTAAAGGAGCCACA GGCCCAGCTGGACCcaagggagagaagggagtgCAGGGCCCTCCAGGACACCCG GGCCCCCCAGGCGAGGTGATCCAGCCCCTGCCCATCCAGATGCCCAAGAAGACCCGGCGCTCAGTGGATGGCAGCCGCCTGATGCAGGAAGATGAGGCCATGCTGACGGAGGGGGCCCCAGGCAGTCCTGGGGGCTTGGAGGAGATCTTTGGCTCCCTGGACTCCTTGCGGGAGGAGATTGAGCAGATGAGGCGGCCGACAGGGACCCAGGACAGCCCCGCCCGCACCTGCCAGGACCTGAAGCTCTGCCACCCGGAGCTGCCCGATG GAGAATACTGGGTCGACCCCAACCAGGGCTGTGCTCGGGATGCCTTCCGGGTTTTCTGCAACTTTACAGCAGGAGGGGAAACCTGTGTGACGCCCAGGGATGATGTCACACAG TTCTCTTACGTGGACTCAGAGGGCTCCCCGGTAGGCGTGGTCCAGCTCACCTTCCTGCGGCTGCTCAGCGTCTCAGCCCACCAAAATGTCTCCTATCCATGCTCTGGGGTGGCCCACGATGGCCCCCTGAGGCTCCGGGGTGCCAATGAGGACGAGCTGAGCCCAGAGACCAGCCCCTATGTCAAGGAATTCAGAGACGGCTGTCAG ACACAGCAAGGCCGGACGGTGCTGGAGGTGCGAACCCCTGTGCTGGAGCAGCTGCCGGTGCTGGACGCCTCCTTCTCAGACCTGGGGGCCCCCCGGAGGCGGGGAGGGGTGCTGCTGGGGCCTGTCTGCTTCATGGGCTAG